A region from the Pirellulales bacterium genome encodes:
- the carA gene encoding glutamine-hydrolyzing carbamoyl-phosphate synthase small subunit has translation MNHPPIAKLALEDGTVYTGTSFGAAGEVDGEVCFNTSMSGYQEIVTDPSYRGQIVTMTYPEIGNYGVNAEDVESGRPHLSAFVVRQLSRRVSNFRAEGGLHDYLVAAGIMGLADIDTRALVRRIRDRGAMKGVLSTTDLDDASLVAKARASRGLVGRDLVREVVPSDAKNWSEPLSPWAILGDDSTPASDTRPHIVALDYGMKWNIARHLHDQGCRVTVLPGTFTAAQVLAQKPDGVFLSNGPGDPEPLEYAIQTIQGLLGQVPIFGICLGHQLLSLACGAKTFKMKFGHRGANQPVLNLENGTVEITAQNHGFAVDEASLPASLEVTHRSLNDDTIEGVRHREFPAFSVQYHPEASSGPHDSHYLFRRFRETLSLVEQ, from the coding sequence ATGAATCATCCCCCGATCGCCAAGCTCGCGCTGGAAGACGGCACCGTTTACACCGGCACCTCGTTCGGCGCTGCGGGCGAGGTCGACGGCGAGGTGTGCTTCAACACGTCGATGTCCGGCTACCAGGAAATCGTCACCGATCCGAGCTATCGTGGGCAGATCGTGACGATGACCTATCCCGAGATCGGCAACTACGGCGTCAACGCCGAAGATGTCGAAAGCGGCCGCCCGCATTTGTCGGCCTTTGTCGTCCGCCAACTGAGTCGGCGCGTGAGCAACTTCCGCGCGGAGGGCGGTTTGCACGATTATCTGGTCGCGGCCGGCATCATGGGCCTGGCCGACATCGACACGCGCGCCCTGGTGCGCCGCATACGCGATCGCGGCGCCATGAAGGGCGTGCTATCGACCACCGATCTCGATGACGCCAGCCTGGTGGCCAAGGCCCGGGCGAGCCGCGGCCTGGTCGGTCGCGACCTGGTGCGCGAGGTGGTGCCCAGCGACGCGAAAAACTGGAGCGAACCGCTTAGCCCTTGGGCCATCTTGGGTGACGATTCGACGCCTGCAAGCGACACTCGCCCGCATATTGTCGCGCTCGACTACGGCATGAAATGGAACATCGCCCGGCACTTGCACGACCAAGGATGCCGGGTGACGGTGCTCCCGGGCACGTTCACGGCCGCGCAGGTGCTCGCGCAAAAGCCCGACGGCGTTTTTCTCTCCAACGGACCCGGCGATCCGGAACCACTCGAATACGCCATCCAGACGATTCAAGGCCTGCTGGGCCAGGTGCCGATTTTCGGCATTTGCCTGGGGCACCAGTTACTTTCGCTGGCCTGCGGGGCGAAGACCTTCAAGATGAAGTTCGGCCACCGCGGCGCGAATCAGCCGGTCTTGAACCTGGAGAACGGGACCGTGGAAATCACGGCGCAGAATCACGGCTTTGCCGTCGACGAAGCCTCATTGCCCGCGTCGCTCGAAGTAACGCACCGCAGCCTGAACGACGACACGATCGAGGGCGTCAGGCATCGCGAGTTCCCGGCCTTCAGCGTGCAATATCACCCCGAAGCATCGTCGGGGCCGCACGACAGCCACTACCTGTTCCGGCGTTTTCGCGAGACGTTGTCACTCGTCGAACAATAA
- a CDS encoding aminotransferase class I/II-fold pyridoxal phosphate-dependent enzyme, whose translation MNDPASSPLDDDGYAPFKVRLAERMNRLPPYLFGRINALLYKKRRAGDDVIDLGMGNPTDPPQDQVIEKLVEAARDPANHGYSQSTGIMNLRREVASKYLKRYGVRLDPESEIIVCLGSKEGFSHMCLALMGPGDTAIVPAPTFPAHAHAVTLASGNVITLEVADCEKFLSNVAYTCQHLHPAPKLLIINYPHNPSSVTVEPEFFVEVVKLARRYGFMVISDAAYVDVAFDGYRPPSFLAAPGAVDVGVEFTTMSKGYNMAGWRVGFCAGNPEMVRALGTIKAYYDYGMFQAIQVAAIVALRHTEAAVEAQAAIYQHRRDVLVEGLRRIGWDITPPRAGMFVWAKIPDIWRQRMDTLSFAMKLLEEGDVAVSPGSGFGPAGEGFLRMALVENESRLRQAVRQIGRCLGAETRGEPKAERAARPVSG comes from the coding sequence ATGAACGATCCTGCTTCGTCTCCTCTGGACGACGATGGCTACGCGCCCTTCAAGGTCCGTCTGGCCGAGCGCATGAATCGGCTGCCGCCCTACCTTTTTGGGCGTATCAACGCGCTTTTGTACAAAAAACGGCGCGCCGGCGACGACGTAATCGACCTGGGCATGGGAAATCCCACGGACCCGCCGCAGGATCAGGTGATCGAGAAGCTTGTCGAGGCGGCCCGCGACCCCGCGAATCACGGCTACAGCCAGTCGACGGGTATCATGAACCTCCGTCGCGAGGTGGCCAGCAAATATCTCAAAAGGTACGGCGTGCGGCTCGACCCCGAGAGCGAGATCATCGTCTGCCTGGGCTCGAAGGAAGGTTTCAGCCACATGTGCCTGGCCCTGATGGGCCCCGGAGACACGGCGATCGTGCCGGCGCCCACGTTTCCGGCGCACGCGCATGCCGTCACGCTAGCCTCGGGCAATGTCATCACGCTGGAAGTGGCCGATTGCGAGAAGTTCCTCTCGAACGTGGCCTACACGTGTCAGCACCTGCATCCCGCGCCGAAGCTGCTGATCATCAACTACCCGCACAATCCCTCGAGCGTGACGGTTGAGCCGGAGTTTTTCGTCGAGGTGGTGAAGTTGGCGCGGCGCTACGGCTTCATGGTGATTAGCGACGCGGCGTACGTCGATGTGGCTTTCGACGGCTATCGGCCCCCCAGCTTTCTGGCGGCCCCGGGCGCGGTCGACGTGGGCGTTGAATTCACGACCATGAGCAAGGGTTACAACATGGCTGGCTGGCGCGTGGGCTTCTGCGCCGGCAACCCTGAAATGGTGCGGGCCCTGGGCACCATCAAGGCCTACTACGATTACGGCATGTTCCAGGCGATCCAGGTGGCCGCGATCGTAGCGCTCCGCCATACCGAAGCCGCGGTCGAAGCCCAGGCCGCGATCTACCAGCATCGCCGCGACGTGCTGGTCGAAGGCCTACGCCGCATCGGCTGGGACATCACGCCGCCGCGGGCCGGCATGTTCGTCTGGGCCAAGATTCCCGACATCTGGCGCCAGCGCATGGATACGCTGAGCTTCGCCATGAAGCTACTCGAAGAAGGGGACGTTGCGGTGAGCCCTGGCTCGGGCTTTGGCCCGGCCGGCGAAGGTTTCTTGCGCATGGCGCTCGTGGAAAACGAAAGCCGGCTGCGCCAGGCGGTGCGGCAAATCGGCCGCTGCCTGGGAGCTGAAACGCGCGGCGAACCGAAGGCCGAGCGCGCGGCACGGCCGGTGTCGGGCTAA
- a CDS encoding peptidylprolyl isomerase: MSGMEAAAPQARPRTSWKSRLALIAGTLSIVGTAIAVRTMWGPAPADAGPPAAQAAKGPSKAPTAANAAKPPEQKMRVMAVVNNQQITRDDLARECMLHHGKEVLESLTNKYLIAEHCKMRNIVVTTKEVDAEIDRMADRFGMPTEQWLSLLKDERGITTAQYAKDIIWPTIALRKLADSRLQVTQQDLQEAYETQFGPAVQVRVITTTDPKKAQALRAEVMKNPEEFGNIAKEHSEDAGSASAKGMIQPVRPHMGDATIEKVAFSMKENDISEVFQVQNQFVFMKCEALIPARPVPMEQVQKLLTEAIRDKKLRLAAKDVFEELQKQTVVENIYNDPQKRAANPGVAAKVNGHPITMQELAEECIERHGKESLKGLINHRLVEQACQKRKIQVTAQDMDVEVMRAASIGVKPRADGKPDLEAWRKYVMEEQDMTWEVYLHEVIWPEVALKKLVGDKIQVSEEDLHKGFDANYGPRVRVRAIVLNHQRRAQEVWELARKIPAIEKLAKRPAEKLAGGVWVEPSPEVKAAIDEAAKQFGKLAAQYSIEAGSNALEGEVPPIQRFSGRPLLEQEAFSLRAGEMSGIVQLGEKFVILFCEGRTKPVGAKFEEVRQQIADDVRDKKLRVEMAEEFAKIQDAATIDNYLAGTTQTGKQDERAMFQRTGAEMPVDPNVPRGSHAGPAPSRLPTGMKPGASPTTPLLK; the protein is encoded by the coding sequence ATGTCAGGCATGGAAGCCGCAGCGCCGCAGGCACGCCCGCGCACATCTTGGAAGAGCCGACTGGCTCTTATCGCTGGAACGCTTTCGATCGTCGGCACCGCCATCGCGGTGCGCACGATGTGGGGACCCGCGCCGGCCGACGCCGGCCCGCCGGCGGCGCAGGCCGCCAAGGGCCCCAGCAAAGCGCCGACCGCTGCTAACGCGGCCAAACCGCCCGAGCAGAAGATGCGCGTCATGGCGGTCGTCAATAATCAGCAGATCACGCGCGATGACTTGGCGCGCGAATGCATGTTGCATCATGGCAAGGAAGTTCTCGAAAGCCTGACGAACAAGTATCTCATTGCCGAGCACTGCAAGATGCGGAACATCGTGGTGACGACCAAGGAGGTCGACGCCGAGATCGACCGCATGGCCGACCGCTTCGGCATGCCCACCGAGCAGTGGTTGAGCCTGCTCAAGGACGAGCGCGGCATCACGACGGCGCAATACGCCAAGGACATCATCTGGCCGACGATCGCCCTGCGCAAGCTGGCCGACTCGCGCCTGCAGGTGACGCAGCAGGATCTGCAAGAAGCCTATGAGACGCAGTTCGGGCCGGCCGTGCAGGTCCGTGTGATCACGACTACCGATCCCAAAAAAGCACAGGCCCTGCGCGCCGAAGTGATGAAGAACCCCGAAGAGTTCGGCAACATCGCCAAGGAGCATTCCGAAGACGCCGGTAGCGCCAGCGCCAAGGGCATGATCCAGCCGGTTCGTCCGCACATGGGCGACGCGACGATCGAAAAAGTCGCCTTCTCCATGAAAGAGAACGACATTTCGGAGGTCTTCCAGGTTCAGAACCAGTTCGTCTTCATGAAGTGCGAGGCGCTGATTCCCGCGCGGCCGGTGCCGATGGAGCAGGTGCAAAAACTGCTGACCGAGGCGATTCGCGACAAGAAGCTGCGGTTGGCCGCCAAGGATGTCTTCGAAGAATTGCAAAAGCAGACGGTCGTGGAGAATATCTACAACGATCCGCAAAAGCGGGCCGCCAATCCGGGAGTCGCCGCCAAGGTCAACGGCCACCCGATCACGATGCAAGAGTTGGCCGAGGAATGCATCGAGCGGCACGGCAAGGAAAGCTTGAAAGGGCTGATCAACCACCGCCTGGTCGAGCAAGCCTGCCAGAAACGGAAGATCCAAGTCACGGCGCAAGACATGGACGTCGAGGTGATGCGGGCGGCGTCGATCGGCGTGAAGCCGCGCGCCGACGGCAAACCCGATCTGGAAGCATGGCGCAAGTACGTGATGGAAGAGCAGGACATGACCTGGGAGGTGTACCTGCACGAAGTGATCTGGCCCGAAGTGGCGCTGAAGAAACTGGTCGGCGACAAGATCCAGGTCTCCGAAGAAGACCTGCACAAGGGCTTTGACGCCAATTACGGTCCGCGCGTGCGCGTGCGGGCGATCGTGCTGAATCATCAGCGCCGCGCCCAGGAAGTGTGGGAGCTGGCGCGCAAAATTCCCGCGATCGAAAAGCTCGCCAAGCGCCCGGCCGAAAAACTGGCCGGCGGCGTGTGGGTCGAACCTTCGCCCGAGGTGAAGGCCGCCATCGACGAAGCCGCCAAACAGTTCGGCAAGCTGGCCGCCCAATACTCGATCGAGGCGGGCAGCAACGCCCTCGAAGGGGAAGTGCCGCCGATTCAGCGCTTCAGCGGTCGGCCGCTGCTGGAGCAGGAAGCCTTTTCGCTGCGCGCCGGCGAGATGTCGGGCATCGTGCAACTGGGCGAGAAGTTCGTGATCCTCTTCTGCGAAGGACGCACAAAGCCGGTGGGCGCGAAGTTCGAAGAGGTTCGCCAGCAAATCGCCGACGACGTCCGCGACAAAAAGTTGCGCGTCGAGATGGCCGAAGAATTCGCCAAGATTCAAGACGCTGCCACGATCGACAATTACCTGGCCGGCACCACCCAGACCGGCAAACAGGACGAGCGGGCCATGTTCCAGCGCACCGGCGCCGAGATGCCGGTCGATCCGAACGTGCCGCGCGGCTCGCACGCGGGGCCCGCACCCAGCCGCCTGCCGACGGGCATGAAGCCAGGTGCGAGTCCGACCACGCCGCTGTTGAAATAG